GCGTCGATGCGGTTGTCCAGGTTGATGATCAGAATGCCCTGCGCCTGGGCTTTGACCAGCACCGGAACGATCGCCTTGGAATCCACCGGTGCGATCAAAATCGCCTTGACCCCCTGAACGATCATGTCTTCCACCAGGCTGATCTGCTGATTGATGTCGATCTCTTGCGCCACCGTGCCGATCAGCAGAGGAACCGCCAGCGAATCAGCAGCCCGCTGCGCGCCCTGGCCCATCTTGATAAAAAAGGGATTGCTCAGTGTTTTCATGATCAAGGCCATGGCCGGCTGACCATCAGCCTGTTTTTTCGTGGAACAGGCCAAGACTAAACTGCAAGCGATAACCAGGCCTGCCACCCTCTTGATACCTTTCACTGCTTCCTCCTTCTCCGATCCGCCATGACGGCGATGATGATCACCAGGCCGATGATGATCTGTTTAATTTCATCCGCAATATTCATCAGCGTCAAGCCATTGTTGAGCACCCCGATGATCAGCGCGCCGATCAGCGTGCCGCCGATGGTGCCCTCGCCGCCCATCAGGCTGGTGCCGCCGATGATGGCCGCTGCGATGGCATAGAGCTCATAGCCGGCGCCGATGGTGGGATTGGCTGAACCCAGCCGGCTGGTCTGCACGACCGCCGCCAGACCGACCAGCAGGCCGGCAAAGATATAGGCCAGGGTGGTGTAAAAGCCGACGCGGATGCCGGACATGCGCGCCGCCTCCCGGTTTCCGCCGATGGCGATCGCATAGCGGCCAAAACGCGTTTTATTGAGCAAAAAGTGACCAACGGCCACTACCAGCAGCGCTAAAAGGGCTGGTATGGGCAGGCCCAGCCATCGGCCGTTGCCGATAAAGGAAAAAGCCGAATCCACCCGGCCGATCAGATTGACGGTCTGACTGTCGCTCAGCCACAGGGCCAGGCCGCGGGCGATCCCCAGCATGCCCAGGGCGACGATGAACGGCGGTATGCGCCAGGCAACGGAAATGCCGCCGTTGAGAAATCCGATGAAACCACCGGCAGCCAGAGCGATCACCACCGCAAGGGCGATCTGGGTAAAGGGGTGCGACAGCCCCACAGCCGGCATGACCAGCCCCATGAGCACATTGCACAACGCCAGAGTGGATCCCACCGCCAGATCGATGCCGCCGGTGATGATGATAAAAGTCATGCCCACCGCCATGATGGTGTTGATGGAGGTCTGCAGCAGGATGTTCATCAGGTTCATGGATTTGAAAAAAACCGGCGCCGGTTTGTACAGGGCCTCGAGGCCGCCGATGGCAAGGCATAGAAGAACAAAGATGAGGAAAATGCGGGCCAACCGTTTTTCAACCAGATTGTTCATCAGGGTTTCTCTGACTGGGGAGCGCTATCTTGGTTTCTAAAGTAACAAGTGCGAAGGCAAAAGGCAAGGAGTATTTGGCGGGCCAGGGAACAGGCGCTGCGACAAGGGTCTTCGTTCAGCTGTCTGAGTGGATGCCCGGCGCGCAAAATGTCACCGGCTGGGAACGGATCGGCGCAGTCGTGACTGGTTTCCTGATTTGTGACCCGTTAGTAGTAGGAGAGGATGATCTTTTCGCGATCGAACAATTTCAGCGCGATTCTAAACACCAGCCACAGCAAAGGGATCGCCAGCAGCACACCGTACAGGGCCAGGCGGAGGGTGAATACCAGCTCGCCCAGTACGAAGGGGACCAGCAAGAGAGTCAGAGGTATAACAAAAATAAATGCAAACAGTAATGCAGCTCTGGAATTTTTTTTGACAATAGAAATGGACAATCCAATGTTAGCGGAGATGATTGAAAATAAAGGAACTATAATAAAATGCAAAATCAGCCATCGTGGCTGCATCATGTACTTGAACGCCTCGATGCCGGAATGAAAATAACTGCTGATCAGCATAAAAGCATAGCAAAAAACAGCCAACAGCAACGAGGGCAGAATGCTGACCACCATTTTGGTAAAAAACAGGTCCGCATCGCTGATGGGCGCATGAAAAAGCAGCTCGATAGTGCCCTGCTCTTTTTCGCTGGTAAACGAAGTACAAGAAATGGTTAATGGTAAAACGAAACTCAATAAAAAAACGATATAGAAATAAGCTGAATTCCACAGTAATAAATAAAAAGCAACCGGTTTATCAAAATCGGAGAGCTGATAAGCAGCCAATAAATGATTGGCCTCTATGAGAGAAATATTATGTCGCATAAAGAGATATGCTTCACCATGTTGTCGAGAAAAAAGAAAGAAAATCACAAGTATCGCAATCGGAACACCAAGAAGAGTATAGAGTGTTTCAAAGTTTTTAAATAAATCCAAATAATCTTTTTTAAATATATTTTTATTGATTTTCATTTCCTGCTCCTTTAACATGATATAGGTAAAAATCTGTGATCGATTGTAATTTAGGATCATCTATGATGGCTTTACGAACTTCAGCCATTTCCATCTTCAGAATCTTTTTACCTTTGTAAATAATGATCAGATCGTCTAAAATATCTTCGATAGCGGAGATCTGATGGGTCGAGATGAGGATGATTTTGTTTCGATCGCGAAGCGCTCTTAATATCTGTTTGGCGTTGTGTTGGCTTTCAATATCCAGCCCATTGAACGGCTCGTCCAACAGAAAAACAGCTGGTTGCAGGGCAAGAGTCCTCAGAAGCGCCAACTTTTGCTTGGTGCCGAATGAATAGACGCCAACCGGTTTGTCAAGATAAGGTTCCAGCTCCAGCAACCGGCTGTAATGGGAAAGCTCCTCCTGGTCCGGCTTTACGTTGAACAGGGATACATAAAAATCCAGATTCCATTTACCGCTGAACCGGTGATAAAAACCGCACCGTTCAGGCAGATAGGCAACCCTGGCCTTGTAGGCCAAGTCATTAAAATCTATCTTTACATCGTTGTAATGGATGGTTCCTGATGTCGGATGGAGAAGAGCCGCGAGCAATCGCAGAGTCGTGGTTTTCCCAGACCCGTTTGGGCCGGCAAGACAAGATATTTTTCCAGAAGATAGATTAAAAATTAAATTACTTAATGCTACCAAACCATTCCCATACTTTTTTGAGAGACCCTTTGCCTCAAGCATGATTGATCACCTCATTTGCATGTAAAATTAAGTGTACATTTAAAAATAAAGGATATTTTAATTTAATAGCAATACCTTAGTATAATAAATAGTAGAAGGGTGTATCATAGAATATTATTAATCAATTACGGACAATGGCTATAATCGATAATTTCATCCAGCCAACACATTGCAGCTGTTGGACCAGCAAGCAAACTTCCCCATAATCCACCAAATAAAGTAGCACCATTCGCCACGATACAAATCAGATTCCAGGCCTTACACTGTGCCGTCGCCCCAGCTGAAATCTGTTCCATCTCTTTTTCCGACATTTCCTTCATTCCGCCGGCTAAATCCGAATTTCGGATCAGCGGAGTTTCGGGATAAGCGCCCATTGACGGTTTCATGGTTTCATCCTTTCTTTTAAGCCTCTATGATACACCCCTTGTTTCATCGATAAAACGGAAAGCCGGGCTCAACAACGAATCCAACACCACTCCACCCTGCCCTTCTATTCGGCGCATTGTTGCCTGAAACTCTGCCGGCGTCATATGAAAACCGCGGGCAAAAGAACGCCGGAACAGGCGCATGCAGGAAAATCCGGCCATACGGCAGACCACATACGGATGCTCATACCGGCCCAGCAGCAGGGCCGCCAGCCGCAAACGCCGGCTGTTGATGAATTGA
This window of the bacterium genome carries:
- a CDS encoding sugar ABC transporter substrate-binding protein codes for the protein MKGIKRVAGLVIACSLVLACSTKKQADGQPAMALIMKTLSNPFFIKMGQGAQRAADSLAVPLLIGTVAQEIDINQQISLVEDMIVQGVKAILIAPVDSKAIVPVLVKAQAQGILIINLDNRIDA
- a CDS encoding ABC transporter permease is translated as MNNLVEKRLARIFLIFVLLCLAIGGLEALYKPAPVFFKSMNLMNILLQTSINTIMAVGMTFIIITGGIDLAVGSTLALCNVLMGLVMPAVGLSHPFTQIALAVVIALAAGGFIGFLNGGISVAWRIPPFIVALGMLGIARGLALWLSDSQTVNLIGRVDSAFSFIGNGRWLGLPIPALLALLVVAVGHFLLNKTRFGRYAIAIGGNREAARMSGIRVGFYTTLAYIFAGLLVGLAAVVQTSRLGSANPTIGAGYELYAIAAAIIGGTSLMGGEGTIGGTLIGALIIGVLNNGLTLMNIADEIKQIIIGLVIIIAVMADRRRRKQ
- a CDS encoding ABC transporter permease subunit; this encodes MKINKNIFKKDYLDLFKNFETLYTLLGVPIAILVIFFLFSRQHGEAYLFMRHNISLIEANHLLAAYQLSDFDKPVAFYLLLWNSAYFYIVFLLSFVLPLTISCTSFTSEKEQGTIELLFHAPISDADLFFTKMVVSILPSLLLAVFCYAFMLISSYFHSGIEAFKYMMQPRWLILHFIIVPLFSIISANIGLSISIVKKNSRAALLFAFIFVIPLTLLLVPFVLGELVFTLRLALYGVLLAIPLLWLVFRIALKLFDREKIILSYY
- a CDS encoding ABC transporter ATP-binding protein; its protein translation is MLEAKGLSKKYGNGLVALSNLIFNLSSGKISCLAGPNGSGKTTTLRLLAALLHPTSGTIHYNDVKIDFNDLAYKARVAYLPERCGFYHRFSGKWNLDFYVSLFNVKPDQEELSHYSRLLELEPYLDKPVGVYSFGTKQKLALLRTLALQPAVFLLDEPFNGLDIESQHNAKQILRALRDRNKIILISTHQISAIEDILDDLIIIYKGKKILKMEMAEVRKAIIDDPKLQSITDFYLYHVKGAGNENQ
- a CDS encoding AraC family transcriptional regulator, translating into MNDACWLENLVEGHLSNPMFGAETLAEWMHLSPLQLRLLTRRAFGMSPSQFINSRRLRLAALLLGRYEHPYVVCRMAGFSCMRLFRRSFARGFHMTPAEFQATMRRIEGQGGVVLDSLLSPAFRFIDETRGVS